In Mucilaginibacter sp. KACC 22063, the genomic stretch ACTGGAAACCGGCTTTAAACTTAGTGACGTCAAAACAGATAATGACCTGCAGGCACAAATCAATAAAAACGATGGTGGATATGTAAATGACCCTACCCTCACCAACCACTTTATCTACGACGAGAAGATTGATGCAGGATATGTAAACCTGAGCAAATCTTTCAAAAAGACAACTATACAAGCGGGTCTACGGGCCGAGTATACCAGCTCGACCGGCGATCTGGTGACTACCAACGAAGTGGTGAACCGCCATTATCTTAACTTTTTCCCAAGCTTGTTTATTAATCATACTATTAATGATAAAAATGAGATCGGCTTCAATTTCAGTCGCCGCATAGACCGCCCAAGTTATGATAACCTTAACCCCTTTGTTTATTATCTGGACCAGTACACATACTCTCAGGGCAATCCGTTTCTTAAACCACAATACACCGCATCATACGAGTTAAACTATACTTATAACCATGCTATAAATGTGAGTTTTGGTTACAGCCGCACTACTGATGTAATTACCGAAATCTTACTTACCGATACTGTTAAGAAGGCTACCTTCCAAACCAACCTTAACCTGCGTGTGCAAAACGCTTACAATATTAACATCAATTCGCCTTATACCATTGCTAAATGGTGGACAGGTAACGTTAACCTGACTACCTTCTATCTTGGATTTAAGTCTGAAGGCGCATCAAACGGCACATTAACCAGCGGCCAGCTTAATGATGGCAAATGGGCATACCAGTTCCGTACCACTAACACATTTGCATTTGCTAAAACCTGGAAGTTTGAGTTGATGACCGATTATCAGTCGTCATTGATCTATGGCTATTTCCATATCAAACCACAATATTCAATTGATGGCGGCATCAGCAAATCATTCCTTAATAAAAAGGCGAACATTAAATTTTCTGTAAGCGACATATTCAACATGCGCAAGAACAACGTGCTAAGTGTTTCTCAGGGAAATTATATCGACATCCATCAGAAAAACGAAACCCGTGTTGGCCGCCTCACCTTTACTTATAACTTTGGTAATACCAAGATTAAAGTACGCCAGCACCAAACCGGATCAGACGAAGAACGTAACCGCGTTAAAAACGGAAACTAATACTCTATAATATTAAATATTGAAGCGCCTCATAAGGGCGCTTTTTTCATGAATAATCTAATTACACTTCTCGCATTGCCGCGACATAAGCTTATTATGGTTACCTCGGGCTTGTTGCGGCAAGCACAGGTAGTGATACAGCAGTAAAGGAACAAAGCGACAAGGCCAAATCACGAGTTCCTTTGGTTTACTTTTCTTTACGGCCAAGAAAAGTAACATTACATATAATTATCACATATAGATGCTTCGACGAGCTCAGCATGACATGGCGAATAATCAGTTTGATTAGCTAAATAAAACTCACATAAAACAAAAAGCCCCTTGCTTGCGCAAAGGGCTTCCTTATGAGTTGATCACCAATTACTTGGTTACATACATTACTTCTTTAACCGCTTTAATTACACGGTCGGCGTTTGGCAGGTACTCCTGGATAAGTGTCGGAGCGTAAGGAAGCGGAACGTCGCCACCCATGATACGCAGAATAGGTGCATCAAGGTAGTCAAACGCATCGCGTTGTACTTTAAACGCAACCTCTGTAGCAATTGAACCTAAAGGCCAGCTTTCTTCAACAATTACCAAACGGTTAGTCTTCTTCACAGAGTTAATAACAGTCGGATAGTCAATAGGGCGTACTGTACGCAGGTCGATTACTTCGGCGCTGATACCTTCTTTTTCAAGTTCGGCAGCAGCAGCGTTAACTACTTTCATAATTTTACCGAAACCTACTAAAGTAACATCAGTACCTTCTTTAGTAACCGCAGCTTTACCTAATTCAATATAGTATTCGCCGTCTGGTACCATACCTTTATCACCGTACATTAATTCCGACTCCATAAAGATTACCGGATCCGGATCAATGATTGATTGTTTTAACAAACCTTTTGCATCAGCAGGGTTTGAAGGTACAACCACTTTTAAGCCCGGGCAGTTAGCATACCAGTTCTCGAAGCACTGGCTGTGCTGCGAGCTAAGCATACCTGCATTACCGGTTGGGCCACGGAAAACAATTGGCACCGAAAACTGGCCACCGCTCATTGACATAATTTTAGCCGCACCATTGATCACCTGGTCAATAGCCACAAGCGAAAAGTTGAATGTCATGAATTCGATGATCGGGCGCAGGCCATTCATAGCCGAACCAATACCGATACCGGCAAAACCCAATTCAGAGATCGGGGTGTCTATAACGCGTTTAGCGCCAAATTCGTCAAGCATACCCTGACTAACTTTGTAAGCACCGTTATATTCGGCAACTTCCTCACCCATCAGGTATATTTTATCATCCTTGCGCATCTCTTCGTTCATTGCTTCACGAAGCGCTTCTCTGAATTGTAGTTCTCTCATTATTATTCTAAAATGAAATTAAGCGCTGCAAATATATGCAATGCTGCGGTAAAAACAATTGATCAGATTTCTGATTTCAATTTTTCGGCCTTGTCTTTAAAAATGTTACATGGTTGTGAAAAAGTGAAATAGCCGCCCGCAACAACCGATAAGGTTAATTTGATTAGATTTGGGCACCATGCAATCATTAAATTTTAACAACAAATGGGTTTTAGTTACTGGTGCTTCATCTGGCCTGGGGCAGGAAATGGCTTTGCAATTAGCGTCGCTGCACAAGGCTAACCTGATTATTACCGCCCGCCGCGAAGACCGTTTAATTCAGCTTAAAACTGAACTTGAAAAGTTTGGCGTTAAGGTTAAGGTAGTGGTTGCCGACCTTTCTGTTAATGATGACATAGACCGCCTGATGCAGGAAAGCATGAACGGGCAGCAGTTGTATGCAGCCATTTTAAATGCGGGTGTCACCTATTTTGGCCAGCATACCCAGCTATCCCAAACAGAGTTTGATAAACTTTTGCAAACCAACGTTACCGGCATAGTACGCATGGTTAACCAACTGGTTGCTTATTTTGAACAAAACGGTAATGAAGGTGCTATAATGACGGTTGCCAGCATGGCGGCCATGTTCCCGGTGCCTTACCAGGCCGTTTACTCAGGCACCAAAGGCTTTGTACTTAATTTTATGATGGCCCTGTCGCAGGAACTTACCAATAAAAATCTATCGTTAACGGTATACGTCCCTGGCGGAATAGCTACAGAAATGACTGCGGGCGAAGCTTTTAATGACCTTAAAAAATGGCTGATGCCGGTAAAGCAGGCGGCAAGCGAGGGAATATACGCACTTCAACATCGTAAAAACGTTTATATACCCGGAGCTTTAAATCGCATAGGCAGCCGCTTTTTAAAACTGCTACCCAAAAGCTTTATCCTGGCTCAAATGGGTAAAAATTATCGTAAGTCGTTGTTTAAAGATAAATAAAAATACCACCAATTAAATTGATGATGATCAAGGGGCTTTTTGAAACTCATTTGTATGTAGAAAACCTTGAAACCTCTATGCTTTTCTATAGCCAGGTATTAGGATTACAGCAATGCTATTTTGAGGCTGAAAGAAGAACAGCTTTCTACTGGATAGGCAAACCCCGACAAGCCATGTTAGGCGTTTGGGAAAAGCCTAAAGAAGAAATCCAGAAAAGGCATTTTGCTTTTGAGTGCGACACAGAGTTTATCCTTAACGATGCTATCACCTTTTTAAAATCTAACAATCTTAAGCCTTATAATTTTTTGAAGGATGGCACTGAGCGGCCAATGGTTTTTGCCTGGATGCCTGCTATCGCTATTTACTTTAATGACCCGGATGGCCACTACCTTGAATTTATCTCCATTTTAGAAGGAGAAGCCAGGCCCGAATTGGGGGTTATATCTTACAATGAATGGTTAGATGCTAACGCCAATTAAAAGCTGAATAAATTACGTCAACCCACTTTTCGAGGCATCGGTTTATTTATTTTATAAGCAGGCAGATAATTTATACATTAGATTTTTGTATACCCCCGTTCATGAAAAAAATCTATTCCTTACTGCTGTTTGCCCTGCTTGGCTTATCTGCATTTGCCCAGCAAATCAAATCACCTGCCGAATTTTTAGGTTACAAACTGGGCGATCAGTTTACCTACCACTACAAAATAGCCGAATACTTTAATTACGTAGCTCAGGCATCCAAAAATATAAAGCTTGTGCAGTATGGTACCACTAACGAAGGCCGTCCCCTATTGCTTGCCTTTATTGCCTCTGCCGAAAACATTGGCCGCCTGGATGAGATCAGGCAGAATAACATGAAACTTTCGGGACTTGCACCAGGGACCGGCAGCACAAACGGCCCGGCGGTAGTTTGGTTAAGCTACAATGTACATGGCAATGAACCTGCATCGAGCGAAGCAGCTATGCAAACGCTTTATGACCTGGCCAATCCGGCGAATGCCCAAACGCAGCAGTGGCTTAAAAATACAGTCGTAATTATTGATCCCTGCCTTAACCCCGATGGCCGCGACCGTTACGTCAACTTTTATAACTCGGTACATGGCATCAACCCTGATGCTTATAACATGGCGCGTGAACATAATGAACCCTGGCCGGGTGGGCGGGTAAATCATTATTATTTCGACCTTAACCGCGACTGGGCATGGCAAACACAACGCGAAGTAGCCGCGCGCCTGGTTTATTTTAACCAGTGGCTGCCGCAGGTACACGTCGACTTTCACGAGCAAGGATACAACAGCCCCTATTATTTTGCGCCTGCTGCCGAGCCATTTCATAAGGACATTACCCCCTGGCAGCGCCAGTTCCAAATTACTGTTGGTAAAAACAACGCCAAATACTTTGACCAAAATGGCTGGATGTATTTTACCAAGCAAGAGTTTGATCTGCTTTACCCATCATACGGCGACACCTATCCTATTTACAACGGCTCTATCGGCATGACGTTTGAACAGGGCGGCATAAGTGCTGGCTTGGCAGTAGTAACGCGCAGCGGCGATACCCTTACCCTTGCCGATCGTATTGCACATCACCACACCACAAGCTTAAGTACCATTGAAGTATCATCGCAAAACGCCACTAAGCTTTTAACCGAGTACAAAAAGTTTTTCGATAACAGCCGCAGTAATCCTCCAGGTGAGTTTAAGGCTTATGTTGTTAAAAACGACAATGATGACAAAATTGAAAAGTTAGCGCAGCTACTTAATAAGAATGGCATACAATATGGTTTTGGCATTAACCGTAATGCTAACGGGTTTAACTATTTCGATGCCAAAAACGAGCAGTTTAAAATTGAAGCAAACGACCTGGTAATTAATGCCGCTCAACCAAAAGCCGTGCTACTGAATGTGCTGATGGAGCCAAAAACTTTTATTGCAGATTCAAACACTTATGACATTACAGCATGGAGCCTGCCCTATGCCTATGGCTTAAAGGCTTATGGTTTGCATAGTGGTATTGATGGGCTTAACACAGCCAACCATGTGAGTTCGGTAAGTTTAGAAGCCCCTATGCCGGCACATCCCTATGCTTATGTAGCGCAATGGCAGTCAAACGATGATGTGAAATTTTTGGCAGCTTTATTAAAGGCTGATATTAAAATCCGTTACGCCGAAACCCCTTTTGAAGCAGGCGGCAGAAAATTCAACGCCGGTTCATTGATTATCACGCGGGCAGGTAACAATACTTCGGGGTTTGACCAGACCATTAAACGACTTGCTAATGAAACCGGCAGAATAATCACGCCGATTACAACAGGATTTGTTGATAAAGGCTATGACCTTGGCTCAAGCTACGTACATAGTATGCGTAAATCTAAAGTGATGCTGATAGCAGGCGATGGCATCAATTCCGAAGCGATGGGCGAAATATGGCATTACTTCGATCAGCAAATAGGGTACCCGGTTACTTTGATACGTCCGCAGGATCTGAGCCGCGTTAAGTTAATCGACTTTGACGAGATCATTCTTCCGGATGGCCGCTACAATGATATACAAAGCGACAAGCTACAGGCTTGGGTACGCGATGGCGGAAAACTGATAGCCCTGGGCGATGCCGTAAGTACGCTTTCTGCAAAAGGATTTGGCATTAAGCGAAAAGATAATAAAGAGGACAAGGATGATAAGGACGACAAAAAAGCTAAACAGAATAAAATAAACATATATGGCGACCGCGACCGTGAAGATCTACGCTCATCTGTTCCCGGTGCAATTTATAAGGTAACGCTTGATAATACGCATCCGCTGGCGTTTGGCTACCCTAAATATTATTACACGTTAAAATTGAGCGACGATGTTTACGATTACCTCGGCGACGATGGCTGGAACGTTGGCGCATTAAAGAAAGGCGCGTATGTTTCGGGTTTTGTGGGGCAAAAAGCAAAAGCGAAGATCAATGACGGTATTGTATTCGGCGTGCAAAGTATGGGCCGCGGCACTATTGTTTACCTAACCGACGATCCGCTGTTCCGCAGTTTCTGGGAAAACGGGAAGTTGCTGTTCGGCAATGCAGTGTTTATGGTTGGTAATTGAATTCTAAAAACGAACCCCTCCCTAACCCTCCCAAGGGAGGGAACTTAAATTTAGGGCTATAATTATAAGCATACTCATATAGATTCTTCACTTTGTTCAGAATGACAAGAAGGGTTACTCTATAACCATAATTCCCTCCCTTGGGAGGGTTAGGGAGGGGTTTGAAAAATCGACCCAACTACAACAACTCTACCAATCTTTCTAACGCCATACCGCGCGAACCCTTAATCAGTATCGTTGCGTTTTTGATCGGCTTATCTTTTATTGCCTTAATGGCATCTTCGGCGGTTTCATAAAAATCAGCGCTAAAGCCTAAACGTTGTTCGTAAAAGTGTTTGCCGATAAAAATACGCTCGTCTACAGGAGCTAAAATGGCTTTCTGTATAATCGCTTCATGTTCGGTAGGCGAAACTTCACCCATTTCAAACATATCGCCCAAAATCAGCACTTTGGTTTTAGCATCCATAATGCTGATGTTATCTATTGCAACAGCCATACTACTTGGGTTTGCATTGTAGTAGTCGCAGATCAGCACATTGGTTTCGGTATGCTTAATCTGCGACCGGTTGTTAACCGGTTGATAATCCTCGATGCCCGCATTTATTTCTGCTGTACTTAGCTTTAAGAAAGCTCCGATACAGATGGCAACTAATATGTTATCTATGTTATATGCCCCGGTGAGGTTTGATTGTACTGCATGTGCATTGCCATTTTCGTCATACCATTCCAGCGCTACGTATGGCGAATTATTGGTTAGCTTTCCCCATATAAAATTGCCTTCTGCCTGTGTTCCATAACCTATGGTGTTTTGCAGTTCACGTTCAGCCTTCATGTCGACAAGTTTAGGGCTGTCGGTGTTAATAAAAATCACTCCGCCTGTTGCTTTCAAATAATCGTACAACTCCCCTTTCCCTTTCTTGACCCCCTCTGGGCCGCCGAAGCCTTCCAGGTGTGCCTTACCTACATTAGTGATCAGCCCATGTGTTGGCTGTGCTATTTCGCAAAGCATGGCAATTTCACGCTGATGATTGGCACCCATTTCTATTACTGCCACCTCGTGGCTCGGGTTAATTGACAAAACACTCAGCGGCACACCAATATGATTGTTCAGGTTGCCTTGCGTGGCATAAGTGTTAAAATGCTGGGAAAGCACCGAGTTGATCAGCTCTTTAGTAGTCGTTTTACCGTTGCTGCCAGTTAAGCCTATTACAGGTATTTGCACTTGTTTACGGTGATACTTGGCCAGATCCTGCAAGGTTTGTAATACATCATCAACCAAAATATACTGATCGCTGATGCGGTACTGTGCATTATCGATAACGGCATAGGCTGCACCTGCCTCTAATGCCTGGGTTGCAAAAGTATTTGCATCAAACTTGTCGCCCTTAAGGGCAAAAAACAAACTGCCCGAGGCAATTTTTCGAGTATCTGTACTGATAACCGGGTGCTGTAGATACAGCTCATAAAGTTTCTCGATAACCATGTCGTAAATATACAGCGGAAAGCCTAAAATGAAAAAAGACCGATCCTGCTTATTAAAGCAAAAGGATCAGTCCTTATTTAATGTTTTAATTATTAGCTTTTATAACGACAGGATGTCAACGATCTTTAAAAAGTTAGGATCGATCTCTACGTTATGTTTAATTGCATTTTCAAATGGTGTAAAGGCTACTTCGCCATGTATTACGCCTACCATTTCATTACGATGGCCTGCCAGCAATGCTTCAACGGCAGCAACACCTACACGGCTTGCCAGTACACGGTCCTGGCAGCTTGGGCGGCCCCCACGCTGAATGTGGCCTAATATAGAAATACGCGTATCGTAATTAGGGAAACGATCTTTGATCAGCTTGCCAATTTCAAAAGCGCCACCGGCTTCTTCACCCTCCGCAACAATTACAATTTTCGATGATTTGTCTCTGCGGCCGGCCTCAAGTCTGTGATAAAGCGCGTTGAGATCTGTTTTTGTTTCGGGGATCAGTATGGCTTCTGCACCAACGGCAATACCTGTACGCAAGGCAATTAAACCCGAATCGCGACCCATCACTTCAACAATAAATAGACGGTCGTGTGATTCGGCAGTGTCACGGATCTTGTCAACAGCATCAATAACAGTATTAATCGCGGTATCATAGCCAATGGTAAAATCAGTACCTAAAAGGTCATTATCAATAGTACCAGGCAACCCAATCACCGGAATATCATACTCCTTGCCGAATATCTTTGCGCCGGTAAAAGTACCATCACCACCAATACCCACCAACGCATCTACACCGGCTTTTTTAAGATTTTCGTAAGCAAGCTTACGGCCTTCCGGTGTACGGAACTGTTCGCTGCGGGCGGTTTTTAAAATAGTACCACCTCGCTGAATAATGTTTCCTACCGATTTGCGGTCCATATCGAACATGTCATCATTGATCATGCCTTCATAGCCCCTGCGTATACCGGTAACTTTTAAATTATAGAATAAAGCTGTACGTACTACTGCACGGATGGCAGCATTCATGCCCGGGGCATCGCCCCCTGAAGTATATACACCTACGTTTTTAATTTGCGCCATTATTTTTTTCAAAAGCGGCTTTACCGCTGTCTAAAAACTTAATATAATTATCCACGCTATAATTGGCGCCCTGCGGCGGAACAAGCACATCGCCGCGTGCGTTCACGATAACGTAATACGGCTGCGAATTTACATTAAATTTCGAAGCTTCATAGTCACTGTTTTTATTCCCTATGGAAACCACCTTTTTACCGCTAAACTTTGAGGTATACTGCTCATTTGCGGGTAAAGCTGTTTTTTCGTCTACATAAAGCTCCAGCAAAACAAAGTCGTTTTGCAAACGCTTGCTTACCTCTTTGTCAGACCATACCTCCTGCTCCATTCTGCGGCAATTAGCGCAAAACCAGCCGGTAAAGTCAATCAATATTGGCTTTTTCAACTCTTTTGAAACCTGTAAAGCCTGGTCATAATCATACCACTCGTTTAAACCGGCGTGCTTGCCACGTAAAAATAATGATTCGTATTTTTTTTCCTTTATAGATACCACAGGCTCTGCATTTGCAGACCCGCTTCCGCTGCCTGCATTATTGCTCAGGTAAAAATCCTGGGTTGCCGGTGGCGGCAGAAATCCGCTGATGGATTTAAGCGGTGCGCCCCATAAGCCTGGGATCATATAAACCACGAAAGAAAATACGATGATTGCGAAAAACGTGCGCACAACTGATAGGTGCTCCAGCGGGCTGTCATGCGAAAAACGGATCTTACCGATAAGGTATAAGCCCATCAGTAAACCAATGGCAATCCATAAAGAAAGGAATACCTCACGGTCGAACCAGTTCCAGTGGTAAGCCAAATCCACGTTTGACAAAAATTTCAGTGCAAAAGCAAGCTCAAGGAAACCAAGTACGATTTTTACACTATTCAACCATCCGCCAGATTTTGGCAGGCTTTTTAAAGCCGATGGAAATAAAGCGAATAGGGTAAAGGGTATCGCTAATGCGGTTGAAAAACCAAGCATACCAAAAGCCGGGCCAAGCTTTTCGCCTTTGGTAGCGGCATCTACAAGTAAACTTCCGATAATTGGGCCCGTACATGAAAAAGATACTACAGCCAACGTGGCTGCCATAAAAAAGATACCCGCTAAACCGCCTTTGTCTGAATTTTGATCGAGCTTATTGGCCAGCGAGGTGGGTAATTGTATCTCAAACGCGCCCAGAAATGATGCGGCAAAAACCACCAGCAGCAAAAAGAAGAAGATGTTAAATATGCCATTGGTAGCTAAAGAGTTTAATCCGTCTGATCCAAAGATCAGTGTAATGATGATACCCAGCGTTACATAAATAACAATAATAGATATACCGTATATTAATGATTGCATTATACCCTTGGCCTGCGACCCCGCCTTTTTTGTAAAAAAGCTGACTGTTAAAGGCAGCATCGGATATATACAAGGCATTATCAGTGCAGCAAAACCGCCCACCAAACCTTCAATAAAAATCTGCCATAGGGTTTTCGGCTTTTCGTGATTTTTGGCAGCAGTTTCTCCAGCAGCTACTATTTCAGTGGGTTTATCAACTTTCTTTTTTACGGCT encodes the following:
- a CDS encoding pyruvate dehydrogenase complex E1 component subunit beta, producing MRELQFREALREAMNEEMRKDDKIYLMGEEVAEYNGAYKVSQGMLDEFGAKRVIDTPISELGFAGIGIGSAMNGLRPIIEFMTFNFSLVAIDQVINGAAKIMSMSGGQFSVPIVFRGPTGNAGMLSSQHSQCFENWYANCPGLKVVVPSNPADAKGLLKQSIIDPDPVIFMESELMYGDKGMVPDGEYYIELGKAAVTKEGTDVTLVGFGKIMKVVNAAAAELEKEGISAEVIDLRTVRPIDYPTVINSVKKTNRLVIVEESWPLGSIATEVAFKVQRDAFDYLDAPILRIMGGDVPLPYAPTLIQEYLPNADRVIKAVKEVMYVTK
- a CDS encoding SDR family NAD(P)-dependent oxidoreductase, giving the protein MQSLNFNNKWVLVTGASSGLGQEMALQLASLHKANLIITARREDRLIQLKTELEKFGVKVKVVVADLSVNDDIDRLMQESMNGQQLYAAILNAGVTYFGQHTQLSQTEFDKLLQTNVTGIVRMVNQLVAYFEQNGNEGAIMTVASMAAMFPVPYQAVYSGTKGFVLNFMMALSQELTNKNLSLTVYVPGGIATEMTAGEAFNDLKKWLMPVKQAASEGIYALQHRKNVYIPGALNRIGSRFLKLLPKSFILAQMGKNYRKSLFKDK
- a CDS encoding VOC family protein, whose amino-acid sequence is MMIKGLFETHLYVENLETSMLFYSQVLGLQQCYFEAERRTAFYWIGKPRQAMLGVWEKPKEEIQKRHFAFECDTEFILNDAITFLKSNNLKPYNFLKDGTERPMVFAWMPAIAIYFNDPDGHYLEFISILEGEARPELGVISYNEWLDANAN
- a CDS encoding M14 family metallopeptidase, giving the protein MKKIYSLLLFALLGLSAFAQQIKSPAEFLGYKLGDQFTYHYKIAEYFNYVAQASKNIKLVQYGTTNEGRPLLLAFIASAENIGRLDEIRQNNMKLSGLAPGTGSTNGPAVVWLSYNVHGNEPASSEAAMQTLYDLANPANAQTQQWLKNTVVIIDPCLNPDGRDRYVNFYNSVHGINPDAYNMAREHNEPWPGGRVNHYYFDLNRDWAWQTQREVAARLVYFNQWLPQVHVDFHEQGYNSPYYFAPAAEPFHKDITPWQRQFQITVGKNNAKYFDQNGWMYFTKQEFDLLYPSYGDTYPIYNGSIGMTFEQGGISAGLAVVTRSGDTLTLADRIAHHHTTSLSTIEVSSQNATKLLTEYKKFFDNSRSNPPGEFKAYVVKNDNDDKIEKLAQLLNKNGIQYGFGINRNANGFNYFDAKNEQFKIEANDLVINAAQPKAVLLNVLMEPKTFIADSNTYDITAWSLPYAYGLKAYGLHSGIDGLNTANHVSSVSLEAPMPAHPYAYVAQWQSNDDVKFLAALLKADIKIRYAETPFEAGGRKFNAGSLIITRAGNNTSGFDQTIKRLANETGRIITPITTGFVDKGYDLGSSYVHSMRKSKVMLIAGDGINSEAMGEIWHYFDQQIGYPVTLIRPQDLSRVKLIDFDEIILPDGRYNDIQSDKLQAWVRDGGKLIALGDAVSTLSAKGFGIKRKDNKEDKDDKDDKKAKQNKINIYGDRDREDLRSSVPGAIYKVTLDNTHPLAFGYPKYYYTLKLSDDVYDYLGDDGWNVGALKKGAYVSGFVGQKAKAKINDGIVFGVQSMGRGTIVYLTDDPLFRSFWENGKLLFGNAVFMVGN
- a CDS encoding UDP-N-acetylmuramoyl-tripeptide--D-alanyl-D-alanine ligase is translated as MVIEKLYELYLQHPVISTDTRKIASGSLFFALKGDKFDANTFATQALEAGAAYAVIDNAQYRISDQYILVDDVLQTLQDLAKYHRKQVQIPVIGLTGSNGKTTTKELINSVLSQHFNTYATQGNLNNHIGVPLSVLSINPSHEVAVIEMGANHQREIAMLCEIAQPTHGLITNVGKAHLEGFGGPEGVKKGKGELYDYLKATGGVIFINTDSPKLVDMKAERELQNTIGYGTQAEGNFIWGKLTNNSPYVALEWYDENGNAHAVQSNLTGAYNIDNILVAICIGAFLKLSTAEINAGIEDYQPVNNRSQIKHTETNVLICDYYNANPSSMAVAIDNISIMDAKTKVLILGDMFEMGEVSPTEHEAIIQKAILAPVDERIFIGKHFYEQRLGFSADFYETAEDAIKAIKDKPIKNATILIKGSRGMALERLVELL
- the pfkA gene encoding 6-phosphofructokinase, with amino-acid sequence MAQIKNVGVYTSGGDAPGMNAAIRAVVRTALFYNLKVTGIRRGYEGMINDDMFDMDRKSVGNIIQRGGTILKTARSEQFRTPEGRKLAYENLKKAGVDALVGIGGDGTFTGAKIFGKEYDIPVIGLPGTIDNDLLGTDFTIGYDTAINTVIDAVDKIRDTAESHDRLFIVEVMGRDSGLIALRTGIAVGAEAILIPETKTDLNALYHRLEAGRRDKSSKIVIVAEGEEAGGAFEIGKLIKDRFPNYDTRISILGHIQRGGRPSCQDRVLASRVGVAAVEALLAGHRNEMVGVIHGEVAFTPFENAIKHNVEIDPNFLKIVDILSL
- a CDS encoding protein-disulfide reductase DsbD family protein — protein: MKYTLRRFAKQSGFSALLLVLLLSFGFTQHARAQAVDTSGVVFSSAPATDAQAKDTAVKKKVDKPTEIVAAGETAAKNHEKPKTLWQIFIEGLVGGFAALIMPCIYPMLPLTVSFFTKKAGSQAKGIMQSLIYGISIIVIYVTLGIIITLIFGSDGLNSLATNGIFNIFFFLLLVVFAASFLGAFEIQLPTSLANKLDQNSDKGGLAGIFFMAATLAVVSFSCTGPIIGSLLVDAATKGEKLGPAFGMLGFSTALAIPFTLFALFPSALKSLPKSGGWLNSVKIVLGFLELAFALKFLSNVDLAYHWNWFDREVFLSLWIAIGLLMGLYLIGKIRFSHDSPLEHLSVVRTFFAIIVFSFVVYMIPGLWGAPLKSISGFLPPPATQDFYLSNNAGSGSGSANAEPVVSIKEKKYESLFLRGKHAGLNEWYDYDQALQVSKELKKPILIDFTGWFCANCRRMEQEVWSDKEVSKRLQNDFVLLELYVDEKTALPANEQYTSKFSGKKVVSIGNKNSDYEASKFNVNSQPYYVIVNARGDVLVPPQGANYSVDNYIKFLDSGKAAFEKNNGAN